TTCAAATTCACACTTATATTTATCAGTTTTAGTATGTTTGAAGTTCATATGTCTGGCCAAAGCCTTGTGTTCAAAGAAGCAGCTGTCACAGAGCTCACACTTGATGGGACGCTGCCCCGTGTGCCTCCACATGTGCATCTCCATGTTGGGGACGTGCTTTATACAAACATTGCAGTAGCCGGACTTCTCCGAGTGTTGGGAGTCAAGGTGGGTCTTTAAGTTCCCCTTCAGTTTGAAGGTACGTCCACAAAAGCTACATACAAAGTTAGTGGATTCAGAGTGCAGATGCATGtgttttcttaaattatttttgtatttgaacTGTGAGTTACACACAGAGCAAGTGTATCTTTTCACATTGCTATGCACTATCTGGTGATTCTTTAGTTCTTCTTTGGTACAAAAAGTCTTAGGACAAGCTGTGCACAGATGGTTCTTCTCACCAGAGTGCCTTTTTTTGTGTCTTTGTAATCCACTGATTTGTGTGAACTTAGCACCACAGATAGAACATTTGTATGGTGTTTCTCCAGTGTGTGTGCGCATATGAATTATTACATCTTTTTTTGCAAAGAAGGCTTTGCCACAGTGTTCACAAACAAAATCTCTCCTCTTTTGTACATGAGAGTGAGCATTATCTATGTGCCGTTTCAGTGCGCTGGTGTCCTTGTATCTCTTATCACAAGTGGGACAAGGATGTGGCTTCTCATCAGTATGGGATCTCATGTGCACCTTATATGTTGAAGGATATGCAAATTCTCGGCCACAGTCTGCACATGGATATGCCTGCACTCCCTTGCATTTTGATCTTGATGTGTAGGTTTTACGTTTCCGGGAGATTATTTTAGGTTCATCAGTTTGCAATTGCTCTTGCTTAATTTGTTCAAGTGGTATATCGGCGTCTTCTGTGTAAAACTGTTCATCGTAACTGTCGCAGGCTTCAGTCTTCACTTCCAGCTTAGGTTCGCAGACGTTAAGGTCTGCTATAACTTGGGATATCACCTTCAAAGCCAAACATTGAGAATGCAATTTCTTGTCCGATGCTTCGCATTTAAGAATAAATTGATAGCAGGCAGCCAAGTCGTCATTGCAGTTATCACAAATATTTGATGGAAGTCCATCATCATCTTTAATCTTTATATTTGGacaacaatatattatttttgaactcACTTCGCTATTGAAAATGCAAACTGTGCCTTCAATTTGACAACACAACCTGCATAAATTGGTCTTCATTATTAATTGTGGaaaggattaataaaataagattttcACATCGAAAACTGTAAGAACAGAAATAATTGCAATGTAAGATAAACAAACGAAACCGACAGATCGTAAAGCGCATATAAACCAAACAAATCGTGACAGCTGAAAGCCAGTATCAATTTTGTACGTCAGTAGATTAGTAGAATGACACTGACCAAAACATTGACGTTGACAACCCAAGTGACACACGCCTgcgttgttttgttttgttgttgtcTTGTCTGTTGATTATTGAAAACATTAATCGTGATCGTGATTTTTAGAAACTTCTGTGAAACCTTTTCATTATCTAAATAATCGTTTGCATAACACACTCTACTGATTATAGTTATAGTAAAGCGTCAAATATGGAGTCCAAAATATGCCGTATTTGTCTCAAGAAAACCGCAACAATATCAATATTTGACAAGCAAGATGATATTCAGTTAAGTAGTAAGGTGATGCGATGCGTGAACGTGGTGGTGGTGGAGGGCGACGGGCTGCCCGACAACATCTGCGGCGAGTGCGCCACGGAGCTGAGCACGTGCTACGAGTTCGTGAACAAGTGCGAGGCGTCCGACAAGGCGCTGCGCTGCGCCGACATCGCCAGCCTCTACGAGGACCTGCTGCCCAAGACAGAACTCTCCATTAAGATAGAACAAATCAAGGAGGAATGTGCACCTGACGACCACGATCATTTTGATAATTACTTATTGGATACTGTCCCAGAGTCTTGTAATGATTACAGTGAtaacaaagttaaagttaaacgAAAGTatacaaagacaaaaaaatttAGAGAACATATTGATGGTAGGAAGTTAAAACCAAAACTAGGTCCAGTTAGATGCATGGTATGTGGACTGATGGCTTCATGTCGCTCTGCCTTGGAGAATCACATGAGGACACACACAGGCGAGAAACCATTTTCATGCGACTCCTGTGGTGCACGGTTCAACCTAAAAGGTACTCTCAAAAGACACACAATAACTCATCATACACAAAGGGAAAGAAAATTCATTTGTGAGACTTGTGGCAGCAGCTTCTTCTCAAAGAATGATATAATAACACACATAAGAGTTCACACTGATGAGCGACCATACTCTTGTACATACTGTGGGAAGGCATTTAGACAGATTGCTTCAATGATCAGGCACAAACGCATGCACACCGGGGAGAAACCCTTCTCTTGTCCCATCTGCTTCAAGAAATTTATAGACAAGAGCCACATGAAGAGGCACCAGTTTGTGCACTCAGATGAGAAGAACTTCACTTGTCACCTGTGCAGTAAATCTGTCAAGACTAGAAATGCACTGACAGCTCACATGCGCATACATTCCAATGAAAAGCATAACATTTGCAATTACTGTGGCATGACATTCTCGTTTAAAGGCAACCTGCAAGTTCACATAAGAAGAATACACTCTGAAAAGTCTGGTCAGTgcaatgtttgtttgaagaCATTCTCAGACTTGGAGGCTCACATGCGCAAGCACACGGGTGAGAAACCATTTGTGTGTAAGTTCTGTGACCAAAGCTTTGCAACCAAACGAAGTTTATCAAACCATGTAGGCTTTAAACATGAGAATGCTTCAAAATTTAAGTGTTCTATTGGTGAATGCACTAAAACATTCCCAACAGCAATGATGCTAGAGTTCCACCTGCTCAAACAGCACACCAATCACACACCATATGTCTGCCATCACTGCTCCCGAGGGTTCTTCAGGATGAGTGATTTGTCTCGACACCTCAAAGTTAGTCACATGGATACAATTGAATCTAGAAGGTCAAGACCACAGCTTACAGTGTCTCCGATTATACAAAACAATTGCACTATAGAGATTGTTAATCAGTGAACATGCTAAATGCCTATAAAGTTGGAGAGTTTAAATACCTAATCGAATTTGTATGTtcctaaaataatattcttctatgtattttctttcattgCTGGTTTTGTAAAATACTATGTAAAATACGTCAAGTGTTGAGGATTTGATAAAATATCTAGGACCTCAAAAAGTGGGTCCTATTTTATAAATGCAATAAGTTTACTACACAGCTGCTCCAAAATTAGGTACAACTCGGTACAAGTAGAAGTGAAGTGGCTTTACAATACTCAGAAAGAAATTTACAATAACTCTTATTATACTATAGTAGACTGGACTTAAGTTCcagagaattaaaaaaaaactgaccaaTTTCTCTTAAAAAAACTAGTAGGGAATTTCGAAAcctgtatttaaataactatcAAGTTAAGAAACctatgtttatatgtataatttttgGCTATATTCCTTCTTTTTAAATTGACTTCTTTACCTATTTTCGTTTGGTTACCCTACTAGAATCTAGATGGATTATCCTATGATAGGGTCAGGATTCAGCCTAAAATTGTTTATCCAAAGCTGATCAACTGTTCTTGTTTTTTCCATTCGATTTATATAGATTTATATTTACTAATAGGTACTTGTAATTATATAAGCCTACATAATGATCTTGTTCCGTGAATCgattattattgattttatagCGTATACTTAAATCATGTGAATCGATTCTAGGACTCGTAAGTACGGAGACTTGAATTTGTGCAACTAGTCCTTAACTTGtgagattaaaataaaacatattttctatttaacatCATTTTTCATTAATTACCATAGTCCCTAAATTGTTTACGgaaaaaaactgttttctttCTCTGCTGTGCTGTCAAAAACGACCAAATAAGGATTTGAACCCAGATCTGTTGTGCCAACCGCGACCGCCCAACTATTGCGCCGCAGgacaccaggggcccgattcccCTAAGTTACAGTAGTACATTTGATTGGtatgcgattggtctgctattttggtgattttggtctatacggtagtttgctgtacaatcattttgcaatcgtaaatcatttgcagacaaaatgattcattattgaatgacagaaaaggataaaaacgtttatttcaaagaaaaaatagcaaaatgccacatacacttcaatcgtaatcgagtcgggattggatctcagtcgaaccgagtcgaacgtgaatcgtatgttgcataggtaagtaaaattaggagaatcgggccccagtgctCACTGCTCAATAATACAGAAAATTATTTCCTGCACTTTGCGGAACAAGTTACACAAAGTTGGGAAGCGTTAATGTTATAGGAAAAGATAAATAATGGAatagttatacctacatataaatagtttaaaCTTAAACAAGAAGTAATCACCATTATCAGCAGAATCTAGCTCGAAGAGTTGACAACCAGTTTCGCTTCTCACGCGTCAAAAGATATTTTAATCAACGTTCCGTTACAGGAATTATCAGCAGGTTCCTTAATTAATGCCCTCTTCCTGTCGGGTCGCGGGGGAGCGACAGACCCTCGCGGCCAATGGCGCGGAAATCCGCGGTCAAGTTTCAAACGCGCGCCCTCACTTTCCTCAGGTGAAACAGTTCTGCCGTCGGTAAAGCAGCACCAGGTGTTGTGAGTTGGTATCTGCTTCTCTTTCCACCGCTTGACGTCGCGGCGCGGTCTCGCTCGCGCGCCAATTAAGCGGCCAGGTGAGTGATACGCGGAGGCTTCGTCGGCGTACACTCGCGCAGAGGACGTTAGCCCGCGACCGGCCGCCGGAACGCACGTCTCCCGCGACTGCATCATATCGTGGCAGGTGTCGGTGCCGTGATGGTTTAAACGTGTTACAGTTCGTGTGTGCTCGACTTTACCATACCTGTGCGGATTGTCGGATACCCCCCATCACAATGGGAGAAGTGAGTACTCTCTGTATTGTCTGCTTGGAATGCGAGCGTGCTCCAGTTTAGATGTGGCGGAGAGCTAGTCCTGCGAGATCGTAATCGTAGGTTCGTAGGTCGTCGGCATGAGATACAGTTGTGCAGAGCGGCGCTCGGGTCGGCGCTCGCACTCCCGCCAGATTAATTAACGCTTTCATACCGTCGACAATAATGGTGTGTTCGGGTATGTGTGTCGAGATCGAAGCCCGGTAGAAAGCTCCCAGACATGTCGCCGAACCGCCACATCGCATCGGTAAAAGTATTCGATGTACTGTTACCTATACATCTGATAACGCTTCAGATACGTACTTACATTATCATTGATATTGTTCGAGTTTTTACATTTATTGGCATCGAACGTTCTTGCAATAACAAATGAGTGGCTATTGTCTTATCTCTGGGAATTAACAGGCTACGTGTAATCGTTGATTGTTGTTTTTATCTATGAATTCTCAATCTCAATAATACCTTCTAACATAAAGTCACGACTGGCGGTACTTGGAAGAGGCTTGTGCCTACGTGAACTAGGTATAATAGATGTATAACTCTTGGTCGGGTCCGAACAGATAGGTAGATGGTCGCCAGTGGGGCGCAGTGAAACTGAATATGGCAATGCGTAGGTCAACGAGCATATTGCACACGCCGCTGCAACTGTGACCTGTTTTCCAGTAATAAATACAAGTAATGATGAAATACTCAGCTAGCACGTTCATGCTGACGCTACACAAACTGTCCATACATTGGCGAATGCGGAACCTAAATTATTTGCTAAACACGTCGAGAAGAGCGCTGAAGAAAGTTCCTAATACGATTAGCTCGTTAGCCGCAGACGGCATACTTAGCCTGAATAACATCTGAGAGGTCAAacaaaaaatagtaaataatactCCGGCAGGTCCCACGCATACCCGCTATGATACTACGTCGGCTCTTGTACAATTCTACGCTTTTTGTACAGATTAACATAAAAAGAAACTGCCAAGTTATTTCACAACGTGCCCGCGGTTCTCGTTTTGCCTTATCGTTATAATTTGATGGTGTTTTAAGAGAAAAGTGAAGTTGGGTTTTACTTAGAAAGGCCGGTTGAGTGCACAcgcgaaataatgaaataacacGATGTGGCATGAATCGCATGTGTTCAGTAACCAAGTTCAAGTGTTATTAACCTTAGGCTAAAGTTCACCGGTATCACACAAACATACGGAAAGTGCAGACGCAATAAGTGACTTTATTTTCACTCAGAATTATGTAATTCTTCGGGCTTTAACTAATGCTTCAGATTGTTGACGTCTAAGTGCTTTGATTGAATTTCCTACCTTAAAGTGGTGCTTCAATTTATCCTTGAAATGGACAACCGATGATAGCAAAATTGTTAGTGAAATTAGTCTAGCCTAGATCTAGAGATAGGTCTCCTTACATCAACACCGGATGCCGCTATCTGCCAATACAAAGGAAATTAGTTTCACAAACCTATAGATACAGATCTACCCGCATAGCATTTAATCGCCTACCTCGATAAAACCATACCCGACGGACCTTCGACCAAACGTTCTGATAAAGGTGTACTTATTTAccagaaaacattattttatctataaatGCAATCAGACGATTATATTAATGAGATAACAGAACAATGGAGgcgtttattattataaattctcGATTTTTCTTTAAGTGTTGGTTGTGCCTTTTAATTCAAGGTGCttctgtaatttattttgaGCTTCGTTATGACCTACGCTATACCAAATGGCTATAATAACTAATCTTTAACTAATCTTTTGTTACTAAACTTTGATTTCTGGCCCCCCACATAACCGACGTTACTGCttacctcaaaaataaaatcgtgAAACAATCGACTTTGAATAGCAAACGTTTCAATATTGATTTACTTACATAATCTATTGATATGGAGTGGAATGATATCGATCGCTGGTATCTGTAAGGTCAGGCGTGTGCGCAACTTGTGTCGAACTCGACCGAGACATACTTACACTTACACACTGTGATGTAGAAAAACCTGTATCCACTATTAAGTGGCGTAATAATGCTAGTTGCCGCTAGGTTAATAATCTAGGACTAGGTACTGCATCTATTTATAGAAACATTCAAACATGTTCAAATGAACGGCTGGCTTAGCGATTGAATTTTCAAAGATCAAAGTTTTCTGAAAAGTTGTTAATTCAGACTCCAATTAGTGTGTTTGTAGCAATCAGAATTGCTGATCCATATAATATATGATGCTATAAGACTAAAGAACATGTATTCTTAAGTAACAATTTATGATGATGTGTTTCTTTTCTTTACAGTCACTGCTGAAAGAGGATCCTCTATCCAGGATCCAGCGAGAGATCATAGAAGTCACAGAAAGAGAAAGAGAATTCAAGGAAGGACACTTCAGAATCAACAGGCTGATGTCTGAGTCAACAATAGACGTGAACCATCAGAATGGTCACGTGAACGGCGACGCTGAGCTCAAGCCGCAGAAGACCCTCAACAGAGCCGTGTCCACGTCACACCTGCTCGGTCCCATTGCGCCGTCGCCTCCCGTCACACCCTCACTCCTCAACACAAATGGATACACGAGGCGGTTTACGCCCCAGACGGGGACAAAGGGAATTATGCAGCGATTTATTGCAAACAAGGGCAAGCTGCCTGCTAGCCCCGCAGGAGGCATTCCTTCCACCCCTACCACACCGCTAGCTCCGCCGCTAGTGTTCCCAACAATGCCGGTGATCGCGCCTGTGGTCTCGCCTCCCGTCATCACCCGCACGCCAGAGGGAAAACCAGTCAGGAAAGGTTATGTACCCGTTGAGGAGAAAATACAGAAAGAATTACAGGAAATGAAAGACAGAGAGCATGAGCTCAAAAAGATGAGGAAGAAACAAAAGCCATACGACTTGGAGTTGAGTGATAATGAGACTAGCTCTGAGTCTGAGGACGAGGAGATCCCCCTGCCTGGTAAACTAAAGGCTACCAAGTCGATAGGCGAGCTGTATGAAGCACTAAATGAAGAACTGCGGTCGCCCTCGCCACGAAACAGCTCGGGTCACGACTCCATCGGCAGCCTCAAGCCCGCGAAGTCACTGGCGGAGCTGTGCACGCTCGCGCCGGGAGAGGAGTTCCTCGCGCCCAGCTCCACGCGGCTCATAGCCAAGTGGGAGTCCCTCATACAGCAGAAGCAAGAGGCCGGCGCCGCTTAGGATGTAACAAATGTTCGGAAAGGCTAACTGGTTCAATATGTTGATATAACGGGCGCATGTCGCCAGCTAAACTCCGTCGCGTTTGGAAGCAGCTGCCGCATAGTGGAAATTGTATGCAAGGCCGAAAGTGGCAACGTTCGGGTAGCTTCGGTTCGTGTGCTAATTTACGAACAGATGTGAGTGAAGTTCAGTATCCAATCAAAACCGGCTCGGGTCAATACGGCCACGTTTAATAGTTTTACGTAAATGATAAATTCCATCAGTGCGCGTTTGGTGCCATGTTTTGCCGATCGATTTCTTTCGTCTATCAATCGATTGTGCAGCAATTAATTTTCTCCAGATTGCGAACAATGCAAATGATGGTTATCCGTAACAGCAATTATCTCGCGCGCTCGCGCACTTGGAAAGCGGCCGACACACGATGCGAACTCGTCTCCCAAGTGTGAGTAAAATGGTTTCTTCCTATTGTTTGTCGTCAATCGGGTGAATTGAAAAACTCGATCGAGTTTTTCGGTGTGGCGCCGCTTTCCCGCGCGCCGCCGCGGTGTGAGCCGAGTGTCGCGCACTACGGGCCGCTCTTTGTGCCTGTGAGAACACGACAGTAAGAAACAAGCCAATAACACCTTGAAATCGGCTCCCAGTATTGTCGAGATATCGCACTTGAGCACATTTATTATGAGTACACCGTATTTCCGGTTTAGTTTGTAAGCGTTTAAGTAGTGGCGTATTTGCAAGTTTTATAACACCTTCAAAATATTCAAGTAATTAATGCAGAAAGTATTTTACTTGAATTCGCTTTCGCTTTAGCTAAAGTTATGAATTCCGAGCGACGAACAATATGATTAACTCTTATCTGTTGTACTTTCGTTTATTGCATTCACTATGCCGGGTGGTTACATGATTTATTCATCGTTCAAAAGATTATAGCATTCTTTCACATAATGTGGCTGTGGCCAGGCCTGGCAGCCGACTCGAGCTCCGGTAGATATGAACTAGTCGAAGCTGGACTtcgtgttttatatttattgttatttacattgAATTTTATAGAGTATCTTACATTAGGCCGTAGACATACTCGATTGTGTTGTTCAGAAATCTATGCCAAACTCTAACACTAGCAACTCTGCTGAACTGTTGCAGTCTGCTCTGGTTATTTACTGTCTAAATGGGATTTAGAAGAACTAATCGACAATATGCAAAAAGCCTTATTTTTCGAATTTATGATACGAATTAAGCTTTTTACGAAATGGCAAGCACGTAGTGATCGCAAGCTCACTCAGAGCCGTcgtgtctgtctgtatgtctgtaccGATCGCTATATATACCTATAGGtcctatgtacctacctacacacgTGAAGTGTACCTTATAAGTGTCAAATAGTCTGTGCCTTACATTTATACGCTAGAATTTAGCACAATAATATAAAGATAACAAGAAATGTGCATTTCCTAAATATTTCTATGACAAAGCTGTTTCTAGAACACTAACGAAGATATTAGTAATGGTAATGAAAGCTAATTATCAGTCTAACGTTTAATAATGATGTAGTGGTGATCGCAGCTGTAGTGTAACTAGGTTGTTCAATAGTTTACTTGGTAAAGTATAAATATTAGGCGTATAAcgtctttgaaatatttttcaaataaattctttacTAAAATCTTCGTTCAGAGTTGCCTTATTATGTGAAAGGAGTAGTTTAGTAACTTGTACTTTTTTAGCACTAGCAACACCACGTCACTAGTACTAAatgtataaattaattgattagGTACTTAAACGAAACATTTTCCTTTagcataataattaaatagtcaatttaatttaatagtatAGTGCAtagatcaaaataataattactgagATTGATAGTGTTAATTGttgcaatattttaatagtagttATTGTAAGTTTGTTTCTATTTATGATCAGTGCCACAtggtaaaaacatatttattgttaaaaaagaGGCCTTGACAAAACAAATTCCTATTTATACAAAAGTATAGTTTTTCAGcataattttaacaaattgtGATATGAAATtgccttaaaatataatatattaaaatattacaagtaAAGCTATTTGTACGTCAGAGAAGACACTCGTAAACTTTACAAGAGGTACCTATACTGTCCATATTAGATgtgaaatgttaatttatgtttgtttaagaATTTTTcgcaataaatattgtaaaaacgaTGCTATGTTTTATTTCCGTCAAGTCGAGGCGTCGCGTCCCCCGACGTCAGGCGTCGCATTGCGTATTCCGGAACGCTTCCACACAGTATTTTCACCTTTCATTGTGACGTGACATTAGAAAAGGTTACAGTTCAGGGAACGCCTGAAAAAGAcattaaattgatttattatagGAGGTATTAGATAGGCTCATACGTTCTTGTTTCTTGGGACAAATAAGAGAGCTATCGAAAACAAGGGAgctaatttaaatgtttggcgACTTCCGACCGATTAAAACGGTAGCATTATCCGAAATGCTACCAACAGAAATGTCAGTATTACTTAGCGATGACTTCCTTCAGCAAATGACATAATATAAACTCCCTCCAGTTTAGAATATCGTGCCGAAAAACAATAGCATTACTTCATAGTTTCGTGATGATCCGCAGCTGTCCGCATTGAATTCAATAGGCCTGGCTACTTATTATTGTTAAGCATTCATGTTTTTCACTTTCATAATTCAAAATTCAATTATAATGGACAATAGCCTCGGATTGAATTATAGAAATAATTGCCATTAATAAGGACAACAATAATAGCAGTTAGTCTTATGATAAATAAGTTTTGCTTGGGAAC
The window above is part of the Helicoverpa zea isolate HzStark_Cry1AcR chromosome 14, ilHelZeax1.1, whole genome shotgun sequence genome. Proteins encoded here:
- the LOC124636263 gene encoding zinc finger protein 888-like, translating into MKTNLCRLCCQIEGTVCIFNSEVSSKIIYCCPNIKIKDDDGLPSNICDNCNDDLAACYQFILKCEASDKKLHSQCLALKVISQVIADLNVCEPKLEVKTEACDSYDEQFYTEDADIPLEQIKQEQLQTDEPKIISRKRKTYTSRSKCKGVQAYPCADCGREFAYPSTYKVHMRSHTDEKPHPCPTCDKRYKDTSALKRHIDNAHSHVQKRRDFVCEHCGKAFFAKKDVIIHMRTHTGETPYKCSICGAKFTQISGLQRHKKRHSGEKNHLCTACPKTFCTKEELKNHQIVHSNVKRYTCSVCNSQFKYKNNLRKHMHLHSESTNFVCSFCGRTFKLKGNLKTHLDSQHSEKSGYCNVCIKHVPNMEMHMWRHTGQRPIKCELCDSCFFEHKALARHMNFKHTKTDKYKCEFEGCNLSYPSKPMVDFHFAKVHSTHIPFPCDRCSRGFYRKNDLARHKIGTHKERLS
- the LOC124636262 gene encoding gastrula zinc finger protein XlCGF26.1-like codes for the protein MESKICRICLKKTATISIFDKQDDIQLSSKVMRCVNVVVVEGDGLPDNICGECATELSTCYEFVNKCEASDKALRCADIASLYEDLLPKTELSIKIEQIKEECAPDDHDHFDNYLLDTVPESCNDYSDNKVKVKRKYTKTKKFREHIDGRKLKPKLGPVRCMVCGLMASCRSALENHMRTHTGEKPFSCDSCGARFNLKGTLKRHTITHHTQRERKFICETCGSSFFSKNDIITHIRVHTDERPYSCTYCGKAFRQIASMIRHKRMHTGEKPFSCPICFKKFIDKSHMKRHQFVHSDEKNFTCHLCSKSVKTRNALTAHMRIHSNEKHNICNYCGMTFSFKGNLQVHIRRIHSEKSGQCNVCLKTFSDLEAHMRKHTGEKPFVCKFCDQSFATKRSLSNHVGFKHENASKFKCSIGECTKTFPTAMMLEFHLLKQHTNHTPYVCHHCSRGFFRMSDLSRHLKVSHMDTIESRRSRPQLTVSPIIQNNCTIEIVNQ
- the LOC124636315 gene encoding uncharacterized protein LOC124636315 isoform X1, whose product is MGESLLKEDPLSRIQREIIEVTEREREFKEGHFRINRLMSESTIDVNHQNGHVNGDAELKPQKTLNRAVSTSHLLGPIAPSPPVTPSLLNTNGYTRRFTPQTGTKGIMQRFIANKGKLPASPAGGIPSTPTTPLAPPLVFPTMPVIAPVVSPPVITRTPEGKPVRKGYVPVEEKIQKELQEMKDREHELKKMRKKQKPYDLELSDNETSSESEDEEIPLPGKLKATKSIGELYEALNEELRSPSPRNSSGHDSIGSLKPAKSLAELCTLAPGEEFLAPSSTRLIAKWESLIQQKQEAGAA
- the LOC124636315 gene encoding uncharacterized protein LOC124636315 isoform X2, yielding MSESTIDVNHQNGHVNGDAELKPQKTLNRAVSTSHLLGPIAPSPPVTPSLLNTNGYTRRFTPQTGTKGIMQRFIANKGKLPASPAGGIPSTPTTPLAPPLVFPTMPVIAPVVSPPVITRTPEGKPVRKGYVPVEEKIQKELQEMKDREHELKKMRKKQKPYDLELSDNETSSESEDEEIPLPGKLKATKSIGELYEALNEELRSPSPRNSSGHDSIGSLKPAKSLAELCTLAPGEEFLAPSSTRLIAKWESLIQQKQEAGAA